A stretch of Thermoplasmata archaeon DNA encodes these proteins:
- a CDS encoding ankyrin repeat domain-containing protein, whose protein sequence is MADADELLAAVKADDAARVRAVLGRNPFLRRMRTPEGTLVLTAKHQDAVSALAAILEHVNEDELNLYEASALGRAGRLKTILGQSRRRVNEPDAQGFTPLGLAAYFGQPDAVKVLLDHGAVMAAGREGADTPLGMARARGHEDVVGILEARGAPGPSDSRKPL, encoded by the coding sequence TTGGCAGATGCGGACGAACTCTTGGCCGCGGTGAAGGCCGACGATGCCGCAAGGGTGCGAGCGGTCCTCGGCCGCAACCCGTTCCTCCGACGCATGCGGACGCCCGAGGGCACGCTCGTCCTGACCGCGAAGCACCAGGATGCGGTATCCGCTCTAGCCGCAATCTTGGAGCACGTGAACGAAGACGAGCTCAACCTGTACGAGGCTTCGGCACTTGGCCGCGCCGGGCGACTGAAGACGATCCTTGGGCAATCACGCCGGCGCGTGAACGAGCCCGACGCACAGGGGTTCACCCCGCTAGGCCTCGCAGCGTACTTCGGGCAGCCGGACGCGGTCAAGGTCCTGTTGGACCACGGGGCCGTGATGGCCGCCGGGCGCGAGGGCGCGGACACGCCGTTGGGCATGGCCCGAGCCCGTGGGCACGAAGACGTCGTGGGGATCCTGGAAGCTCGCGGTGCCCCGGGCCCTTCGGATTCCCGAAAACCGTTATAG
- a CDS encoding ankyrin repeat domain-containing protein yields MSEEFLKAVQAGELTKVKSLLKAQPDLKDTRTSEGVHAAVLALYHGHADVSKAILAARPVLDVHAAATVGDLARVKQLVEADPKAVASYSADGFPPLALAAFLGHPAVVDYLLAKGADVNQAGKNRGRFTALPGAVSSGHRDVVERLVKAGADPNYWYQGGLTPTLVAAANGSIPILELLLAHGGDLSQETEQGKTAVSLAEEYKHPEIVDWLRKHGAK; encoded by the coding sequence ATGTCCGAGGAGTTCCTGAAGGCGGTCCAGGCGGGTGAGCTCACGAAGGTGAAGAGCCTCCTGAAGGCGCAACCGGACCTCAAGGACACACGGACCTCCGAGGGCGTCCACGCCGCAGTCCTCGCCCTGTACCACGGCCACGCGGACGTCTCGAAGGCCATCCTCGCGGCGAGACCTGTGCTCGACGTCCACGCCGCGGCCACGGTGGGCGACCTCGCCCGGGTGAAGCAACTCGTCGAGGCGGACCCGAAGGCCGTGGCCTCCTATTCGGCGGACGGATTTCCGCCGCTCGCCCTGGCCGCGTTCCTGGGTCACCCGGCCGTCGTGGACTACCTGCTCGCGAAGGGTGCCGACGTGAACCAGGCTGGCAAGAACCGCGGCCGCTTCACGGCGCTCCCCGGCGCCGTGTCCTCAGGGCATCGGGACGTCGTCGAGCGGCTCGTGAAGGCCGGGGCGGACCCGAACTACTGGTACCAGGGCGGGTTGACCCCGACGCTCGTCGCCGCCGCGAACGGCAGCATCCCGATCCTGGAACTCCTCCTTGCCCACGGCGGTGACTTGAGCCAGGAGACCGAACAAGGGAAGACCGCGGTCTCCCTCGCGGAGGAGTACAAGCACCCGGAGATCGTGGACTGGCTCCGGAAGCACGGCGCGAAGTGA